The window GGAGTTGGTCCGGGAGCGGTTATCAAAGGAGACTATGGTGAAGTTGTAATAGGCTCAGGGTCAAGTGTTCAAGACAATGTGGTTGTCCATGCTAGACCAAATGAACTGACCACAATAGGCTCCCGGGTAACATTGGGTCATGGCTGCATAATACACAATGCCACGGTGAAAGATGAGGCAGTCATCGGAATGGGAGCTATAGTGTCAGACTATGCCAAAATTGGTCAATGGGCAGTTGTGGCAGAAGGAGCGGTAGTAAAGGCCAGAGATAGCATACCATCAGAAAAGGTCGCAGTTGGAATACCAGCAAAGGTCATAGCTGAGGTGACTCGAGATCATCGAGCCGAACTTGGACGTT of the Candidatus Thorarchaeota archaeon genome contains:
- a CDS encoding gamma carbonic anhydrase family protein translates to GVGPGAVIKGDYGEVVIGSGSSVQDNVVVHARPNELTTIGSRVTLGHGCIIHNATVKDEAVIGMGAIVSDYAKIGQWAVVAEGAVVKARDSIPSEKVAVGIPAKVIAEVTRDHRAELGRFKDKYIEMAKRYQTGLKPID